In Idiomarina sp. PL1-037, a single genomic region encodes these proteins:
- a CDS encoding EamA family transporter, whose amino-acid sequence MTLLILITLLWAASFSLIGVYLAGQVDGYIVVFIRMVLALITVLPLFRWRHLSPKSGQLPQLAKLAVIGAVQIGAMYLFLYHAFLYLSVAEVLLFTIFTPLYITLIDELILNRKHLPLLWWIAAAVSVCGAAIIRYQPLSDDFVTGFFLIQAANACFAAGQVAYKRLPTGKTLEQSQQFAAFFFGASVVAGLGVLFFGNLTKMPTTHLQWGILLWLGTVASGLGYLGWNLASKWVNTGQLATMNNALIPTGILVNVLFWEQSFDYTRLSIGALIIVLAIWLAGRAQKLKPSG is encoded by the coding sequence GTGACCCTCTTAATTCTGATTACTTTACTTTGGGCCGCCAGCTTTTCGCTAATCGGCGTTTATCTTGCTGGCCAGGTTGACGGTTATATTGTTGTCTTTATCCGCATGGTTTTAGCCCTGATAACCGTATTGCCGCTATTTCGTTGGCGGCATTTGTCTCCCAAAAGTGGGCAGCTACCTCAACTGGCTAAACTGGCCGTTATTGGCGCTGTACAAATTGGCGCCATGTATTTGTTTCTTTACCATGCGTTTTTGTATTTGAGCGTTGCCGAAGTGCTTTTGTTCACTATTTTTACACCACTCTATATAACGCTAATTGACGAGCTGATACTTAACCGCAAGCATCTCCCGCTCTTATGGTGGATAGCCGCAGCGGTATCGGTATGCGGTGCCGCCATTATTCGCTATCAACCTTTGTCCGATGACTTCGTCACCGGCTTCTTTTTAATTCAGGCAGCCAACGCATGCTTTGCCGCCGGTCAAGTCGCTTATAAACGTTTACCCACAGGTAAAACCTTAGAACAAAGTCAACAATTTGCCGCCTTTTTCTTTGGCGCCAGCGTCGTTGCCGGCCTTGGTGTTTTATTCTTTGGCAACTTAACCAAAATGCCGACCACCCATCTTCAATGGGGCATCTTATTGTGGCTCGGTACTGTTGCCTCCGGGCTTGGTTACCTTGGTTGGAACCTTGCCAGTAAATGGGTCAACACCGGGCAACTGGCCACGATGAACAATGCGTTAATTCCCACTGGAATTCTGGTTAATGTCTTATTCTGGGAACAGTCATTTGACTACACCCGCTTAAGTATTGGTGCTTTGATTATAGTACTTGCCATTTGGCTAGCCGGACGAGCTCAAAAACTGAAACCCTCCGGCTAG
- a CDS encoding acetyl/propionyl/methylcrotonyl-CoA carboxylase subunit alpha, whose translation MIKTLLIANRGEIACRIIATAKKMGIRSVAVFSDADRNSRHVKLADQAVHIGPAASTDSYLRADKIIAAAKQTGAEAIHPGYGFLSENEDFADQCELNNIIFVGPPVSSIAAMGSKSAAKSIMQDAGVPLVPGYHGSEQDIETLKAEAEKVGFPLLLKAAYGGGGKGMRVVENMGEFDDALNSAKREAKSSFGNDKMLMERFIRNPRHVEIQVFTDEHGNAVYLAERDCSVQRRHQKVLEEAPAPALTEKTRTEMGEAAIRAAQAIDYVGAGTVEFLFDQSGEFYFMEMNTRLQVEHPVTEMITGQDLVEWQLLVASGQPLPLAQNDIQVNGHAFEARIYAEDPDNDFLPCTGTIKHLRTPAEKSGIRIDTGIEEGDEISAFYDPMIAKLIVWDTDRTRALLRLQKALREYRLTGLTTNVDFLHRLASHPEFVKTNLTTEFIQQHQEELLPDSSVNYQQIATEAALFDICQRQQQRGSSPWQSGNAFRMNSAATHTVSLQFGEETYPISLVEGANGEFLQQIDNESIQWQASLTDDKLTLTSGSMRYHRYVSADHQQITVFTDNGPMTFHRHRVADTLSDEAAHGGHVAPMNGTIMEVLVEKGDTVKKDQPLVIMEAMKMEYTIKAGHEGEVTDVFFAAGDLVSDGDELLAVNETE comes from the coding sequence ATGATCAAAACATTATTGATTGCGAACCGTGGTGAAATTGCCTGTCGTATTATTGCCACAGCAAAGAAAATGGGAATTCGCTCCGTAGCGGTATTCTCCGATGCCGACCGCAACTCACGCCACGTTAAGCTGGCGGATCAGGCCGTACATATTGGTCCTGCAGCCAGCACTGACAGTTATCTGCGTGCCGATAAAATTATCGCCGCTGCTAAACAAACCGGTGCTGAAGCCATTCACCCGGGCTATGGTTTTCTCTCAGAGAACGAAGACTTCGCTGACCAATGTGAGCTGAACAACATCATTTTTGTGGGACCACCGGTATCGTCTATTGCCGCTATGGGCTCTAAGAGCGCGGCTAAATCCATTATGCAGGACGCCGGTGTACCTCTGGTTCCGGGTTACCATGGCAGCGAACAGGATATTGAAACGCTAAAAGCCGAAGCTGAGAAAGTTGGCTTCCCATTACTACTAAAAGCGGCGTACGGCGGCGGTGGTAAAGGTATGCGTGTGGTAGAAAACATGGGCGAATTCGACGACGCCCTGAATTCTGCCAAACGCGAAGCGAAGTCCTCTTTCGGTAACGATAAAATGCTGATGGAGCGTTTTATTCGTAACCCCCGTCACGTGGAAATTCAGGTGTTTACCGACGAACATGGTAACGCCGTTTACCTGGCGGAACGCGACTGTTCGGTGCAGCGCCGTCACCAAAAGGTGCTTGAAGAAGCCCCTGCTCCGGCATTGACTGAAAAAACGCGCACAGAAATGGGCGAAGCTGCAATTCGCGCAGCCCAGGCAATAGATTATGTTGGTGCTGGAACGGTTGAGTTTTTGTTTGATCAAAGTGGCGAGTTCTACTTCATGGAGATGAACACTCGCTTACAGGTTGAGCATCCGGTTACGGAAATGATCACCGGCCAGGATTTAGTCGAATGGCAATTGCTGGTCGCTTCAGGTCAACCACTACCTCTGGCGCAAAATGACATTCAAGTAAACGGTCACGCATTCGAAGCACGGATATACGCCGAAGATCCGGACAACGATTTCTTGCCCTGCACTGGTACTATTAAACATTTACGTACGCCTGCAGAAAAGAGCGGCATCCGCATTGACACCGGCATTGAAGAAGGCGACGAGATATCTGCTTTCTATGACCCAATGATAGCCAAACTGATTGTCTGGGACACCGACCGTACCCGCGCCCTGTTGCGTCTGCAAAAGGCTTTGCGTGAATATCGTTTAACCGGCTTAACGACTAACGTCGACTTTTTACATCGTTTAGCTTCACATCCCGAATTTGTGAAGACCAACCTCACTACTGAGTTTATTCAACAACATCAAGAGGAGTTGCTGCCCGATAGTTCAGTGAATTATCAGCAAATTGCGACGGAAGCGGCTTTATTTGATATTTGTCAGCGCCAACAGCAACGAGGCAGTTCACCATGGCAAAGTGGTAATGCGTTTAGAATGAACTCAGCAGCCACACATACAGTTTCACTGCAATTCGGCGAAGAAACTTACCCTATTTCACTAGTCGAAGGCGCTAACGGAGAATTCCTGCAGCAAATTGATAACGAAAGCATACAATGGCAGGCGTCTTTAACCGACGACAAACTCACGCTAACTTCCGGTAGTATGCGCTATCATCGCTACGTCAGTGCCGACCACCAGCAAATTACGGTATTCACTGATAACGGCCCTATGACTTTCCATCGACACCGTGTGGCTGATACGCTGTCGGATGAAGCGGCTCACGGTGGTCACGTTGCCCCAATGAACGGAACCATCATGGAAGTACTGGTTGAAAAAGGTGACACGGTCAAGAAAGATCAGCCGTTGGTCATTATGGAAGCCATGAAAATGGAGTACACCATTAAAGCTGGCCATGAAGGTGAAGTCACCGATGTCTTTTTCGCCGCAGGAGATTTGGTCAGTGACGGCGATGAACTGCTTGCAGTGAACGAAACCGAATAA
- a CDS encoding enoyl-CoA hydratase-related protein produces MAKYTELNINDQGVATLTLNRPDVHNAFDDVMIAELLQALKKVEESASARVLVLRSEGKNFSAGADLNWMRSMADKNYQQNVDDAGELGLLMERLDLLSKPSIALVQGAAFGGAVGLAACCDIVLAQPRSSFCLSEVKIGLIPAVISPYVVRTIGERQSRRYMLTAERFFADKAQELGLVNEIVESFEEPLNKLLDALLANSPQAVTACKQLIRNVGSRPIDKDVREHTIKAIAEIRVSDEGQEGLSAFLEKRPAAWLKQS; encoded by the coding sequence ATGGCAAAATACACAGAACTCAATATCAACGATCAGGGCGTTGCGACACTGACGTTAAACCGCCCGGATGTTCACAACGCATTTGACGATGTGATGATTGCAGAGCTGCTACAGGCGTTAAAAAAGGTTGAAGAAAGTGCCAGCGCGAGAGTACTGGTGCTTCGCTCAGAGGGCAAAAACTTTTCTGCCGGTGCGGATCTGAACTGGATGCGCTCAATGGCGGATAAAAACTACCAGCAAAACGTGGATGACGCCGGTGAGCTTGGCCTGCTAATGGAACGCCTGGACTTGCTTAGCAAGCCCAGTATCGCGTTAGTCCAAGGTGCGGCCTTTGGTGGCGCAGTAGGCCTTGCCGCTTGCTGTGACATTGTACTGGCACAACCGCGTAGCAGCTTCTGCTTGAGTGAAGTCAAAATTGGGCTTATTCCGGCAGTTATCAGTCCTTATGTTGTGCGTACTATTGGTGAGCGCCAGTCACGCCGCTATATGCTGACCGCTGAGCGCTTCTTTGCCGACAAAGCGCAAGAGCTAGGTTTGGTCAACGAAATTGTAGAAAGCTTTGAAGAGCCGTTAAACAAACTACTAGACGCGCTTCTAGCGAATAGTCCACAAGCGGTAACCGCCTGTAAGCAACTGATCCGCAATGTTGGTTCACGTCCAATTGATAAAGACGTACGTGAACATACCATTAAAGCCATTGCCGAAATTCGCGTGTCGGACGAAGGCCAGGAAGGACTCAGTGCGTTTCTTGAAAAACGCCCCGCCGCCTGGCTTAAACAGAGTTAA
- a CDS encoding MerR family transcriptional regulator produces the protein MNNKVTYTIGELAKEFDITTRSIRFYEDEGLLSPRRQGQQRIYTNKDRVRLKLILRGKRLGFSLAETRRLFELYDADNSSAAQLEKVLELVSEKKHSLKQQMEDINVLLTELSGLEQRCQDELENIQSSVSEVHSQESL, from the coding sequence ATGAACAATAAAGTGACCTACACTATTGGCGAACTGGCAAAAGAATTTGACATTACCACCCGCAGCATTCGTTTTTACGAAGACGAAGGCTTGCTTTCCCCCAGACGCCAAGGGCAACAACGCATATATACCAACAAAGACCGGGTTCGTTTAAAGCTGATTCTACGCGGCAAACGACTCGGTTTTTCACTGGCCGAAACCCGTCGTTTATTCGAACTTTACGACGCGGATAACAGCAGTGCGGCCCAGCTCGAAAAGGTACTTGAGCTGGTCAGTGAGAAGAAACACTCACTCAAGCAACAAATGGAAGATATTAATGTGTTACTGACCGAGCTCAGTGGTCTGGAGCAGCGTTGTCAGGACGAGCTCGAGAACATTCAGTCGTCAGTTTCAGAAGTTCATTCTCAGGAGTCGTTATGA
- a CDS encoding carboxyl transferase domain-containing protein, with amino-acid sequence MAILSSKINTRDAQFAANSESMRAVVNDLQEKAAKIHQGGGPKYQERHLSRGKLLPRDRINKLLDAGSPFLEVGQFAAWECYEDYVPSAGVVAGIGQVEGTECMIIANDATVKGGTYYPLTVKKHLRAQEIAERCHLPCIYLVDSGGANLPRQDEVFPDKEHFGRIFFNQANMSAKGIPQIAVVMGLCTAGGAYVPAMADESVIVKEQGTIFLAGPPLVKAATGEEVSAEELGGADVHTRISGVADHFAHNDEHALALARRSVARLNRGEPTKLDRQPAKPPRYDAKELYGIVGTDLRKPYDVHEVIARIVDDSDFDEFKANYGNTLVTGFARIDGYPVGIVANNGILFSESAQKGAHFIELCAQRKIPLVFLQNITGFMVGKKYEAEGIAKHGAKMVMAVSCAKVPKFTVLIGGSYGAGNYGMCGRAYDPTMMFMWPNARISVMGGEQAAGVMAQVTKDNLARKGESLSEEKEQELKKPIVEQYDKQGHPYYASARLWDDGIIDPAQTREVLALSLAASLNAPIEDSRFGVFRM; translated from the coding sequence GTGGCGATTTTATCCAGTAAAATCAACACCCGCGATGCACAATTTGCAGCTAACAGCGAGTCTATGCGGGCCGTCGTTAACGACCTGCAGGAAAAAGCGGCAAAAATTCATCAGGGTGGCGGGCCTAAGTATCAGGAACGCCATTTGTCCCGGGGTAAATTATTGCCCCGCGACCGTATTAATAAACTGCTGGACGCGGGTTCACCGTTTCTGGAAGTCGGTCAGTTTGCGGCCTGGGAATGTTACGAAGACTACGTTCCTTCTGCTGGTGTAGTTGCCGGTATTGGTCAGGTTGAAGGCACTGAGTGTATGATCATCGCCAACGATGCTACCGTCAAAGGCGGCACCTATTACCCGCTGACCGTGAAAAAGCATCTGCGTGCCCAGGAAATTGCCGAGCGTTGTCACCTGCCTTGTATTTATCTGGTGGACTCCGGAGGCGCTAACCTGCCCCGTCAGGATGAAGTCTTCCCGGACAAAGAGCACTTTGGTCGCATTTTCTTTAATCAGGCGAATATGTCTGCCAAAGGCATTCCACAAATTGCTGTGGTTATGGGCCTGTGTACTGCCGGTGGCGCTTACGTGCCGGCTATGGCCGATGAAAGCGTCATAGTAAAAGAGCAAGGCACTATTTTCCTTGCAGGTCCGCCGTTAGTTAAAGCAGCAACGGGCGAAGAAGTGTCAGCCGAAGAGCTTGGCGGTGCCGACGTGCACACACGCATTTCCGGTGTTGCGGATCATTTCGCTCACAACGATGAACACGCCTTAGCCTTAGCGCGCCGCTCGGTCGCACGCCTTAACCGCGGTGAACCAACCAAACTGGATCGTCAACCGGCTAAGCCACCGCGTTACGATGCAAAAGAGTTATACGGCATTGTCGGCACCGACCTACGCAAACCTTATGACGTTCACGAAGTGATTGCGCGCATTGTTGATGACTCAGACTTCGACGAATTTAAAGCCAACTACGGTAATACGTTGGTGACGGGGTTTGCCCGCATTGATGGCTACCCCGTCGGTATTGTCGCGAATAACGGCATCTTGTTCTCTGAGTCGGCACAAAAAGGCGCCCACTTTATTGAGCTTTGTGCCCAGCGCAAAATCCCACTGGTGTTTCTACAAAACATTACCGGCTTTATGGTCGGTAAAAAGTACGAGGCCGAGGGCATTGCCAAGCATGGCGCGAAAATGGTTATGGCGGTTTCCTGCGCTAAAGTGCCTAAGTTTACTGTGTTAATCGGCGGCAGCTACGGCGCCGGTAACTATGGCATGTGTGGCCGTGCGTATGATCCCACCATGATGTTCATGTGGCCGAATGCCCGTATCTCTGTTATGGGCGGTGAACAGGCCGCTGGCGTTATGGCGCAGGTGACCAAAGACAACTTAGCCCGCAAAGGCGAAAGCTTAAGTGAAGAAAAAGAACAAGAACTTAAAAAGCCCATTGTCGAGCAGTACGATAAACAGGGCCACCCCTATTATGCGTCAGCACGCTTATGGGACGACGGCATTATTGACCCGGCACAAACGCGCGAAGTTCTGGCATTAAGCCTTGCCGCTTCATTAAATGCACCGATTGAAGACAGCCGCTTCGGCGTCTTTCGCATGTAA
- a CDS encoding acetyl-CoA C-acyltransferase, whose translation MSSDSIVIVAANRTPMGGFQGSLSEVTAPDLGATAIKAALSNSGLTADDISEVIMGNVLPAGLGQAPARQAMLHADLPRSTGATTINKVCGSGLKAAMMAHDLIKAGSADVVLAGGMESMSNAPYMLPKGRSGYRMGHGQVLDHMMLDGLEDAYEHKAMGCYAQDTADEYGLDREAMDEFAIHSLTKAQTAIKDGLFKDEITPVTYSTRKGDVTVDIDEQPGKARLDKISQLRAAFKKDGTITAANSSSISDGAAALILMRESDAKAKGLQPLARVMGHTTHSQEPSEFTVAPIGAMNSLLSKLDWTKDDVDLWEINEAFAMVTMLAIQQMKLDPAKVNVHGGACALGHPIGASGARLLVTLLHALKQKGQKRGITSLCIGGGEAVALAVEMV comes from the coding sequence ATGTCGAGCGATTCTATCGTTATTGTAGCGGCCAACCGCACGCCAATGGGCGGTTTTCAGGGCAGTTTGAGTGAAGTTACGGCTCCTGATTTGGGCGCAACAGCTATAAAAGCAGCGCTGAGTAACAGCGGTTTAACAGCCGATGATATTTCAGAAGTTATCATGGGCAATGTGTTACCTGCCGGTTTAGGTCAGGCACCAGCGCGTCAGGCAATGCTGCATGCCGATTTACCTCGCTCTACCGGCGCGACAACCATTAATAAAGTATGCGGCTCTGGCTTGAAAGCTGCAATGATGGCGCACGATTTAATTAAAGCAGGCTCAGCAGATGTGGTGCTTGCCGGTGGCATGGAAAGTATGTCGAATGCACCTTACATGCTGCCAAAAGGCCGTAGCGGTTATCGTATGGGGCACGGACAAGTGCTGGATCATATGATGCTGGACGGGCTGGAAGACGCCTACGAGCATAAAGCTATGGGATGTTACGCACAGGACACTGCTGATGAATACGGTTTGGATCGTGAAGCAATGGATGAGTTTGCCATTCATTCGCTTACCAAAGCTCAGACTGCTATTAAAGATGGCCTTTTTAAAGACGAAATTACCCCGGTTACATACTCCACCCGTAAAGGTGACGTGACTGTCGATATCGACGAACAACCGGGTAAAGCGCGTCTGGATAAAATTTCTCAGTTGCGTGCGGCATTCAAAAAGGATGGTACCATTACCGCAGCTAATTCCAGTTCCATTTCTGACGGTGCAGCAGCGCTTATTTTAATGCGTGAGAGCGATGCAAAGGCCAAAGGTTTGCAACCGCTGGCGCGAGTAATGGGTCACACGACGCACTCGCAGGAACCGTCTGAATTTACCGTCGCACCAATTGGGGCAATGAACTCCTTGCTCAGCAAGCTGGACTGGACAAAAGACGACGTCGATTTATGGGAAATTAACGAAGCTTTTGCCATGGTAACTATGCTGGCCATTCAGCAAATGAAGTTAGACCCGGCTAAAGTCAATGTGCATGGCGGAGCTTGTGCGTTAGGGCATCCGATTGGCGCAAGCGGCGCACGTTTGCTGGTAACGTTGTTGCACGCTTTGAAACAGAAAGGCCAGAAACGAGGCATTACCTCACTGTGTATCGGCGGCGGTGAAGCCGTCGCTCTGGCTGTGGAAATGGTGTAA
- a CDS encoding acyl-CoA dehydrogenase family protein: MNFELTEDQQAFVDTAKAFADKELAPNAAKWDEEHYFPIEVFRKAGEMGFMGMYTPEEAGGFGMSRLDSALIFEQLAGGCTATTAMMTIHNMVTWMIGSFGQQSVIDQWVPELVTGEKLGSYCLTEPGSGSDAASLRTSAKKDGDEYVLNGSKMFISGAGETDVLVVMARTGEDGPKGISAFAVPADAKGVIYGKAEDKMGWNAQPTRLVTFEDVRIPAENLLGKEGEGFKFAMMGLDGGRINIAVCSVGTAQAALNTAKAYMQERTQFGKPLAAFQALQFKLADMATELVAARQMVRLAASKVDNNDADKTTYCAMAKQFATDVGFKVCNDALQLHGGYGYIKEYPLERHVRDVRVHQILEGTNEVMRMIIGRRILADDDREIL; this comes from the coding sequence ATGAATTTCGAATTGACAGAAGATCAGCAAGCTTTTGTAGACACTGCTAAGGCCTTCGCTGATAAAGAGCTGGCGCCCAATGCGGCTAAATGGGACGAAGAGCATTACTTCCCAATAGAAGTGTTTCGTAAAGCTGGTGAAATGGGCTTTATGGGCATGTATACACCGGAAGAGGCTGGCGGCTTTGGAATGAGCCGCCTGGACTCTGCGCTTATTTTTGAGCAACTGGCGGGCGGTTGTACAGCAACCACGGCTATGATGACCATTCATAATATGGTTACCTGGATGATTGGCTCATTCGGTCAACAGTCTGTGATTGACCAGTGGGTACCAGAATTAGTGACAGGCGAGAAGCTTGGCTCCTATTGCTTGACTGAACCCGGATCTGGTTCGGACGCTGCGAGCTTACGCACCAGTGCGAAAAAAGACGGCGACGAGTACGTTCTGAACGGCTCTAAAATGTTTATCTCCGGTGCCGGCGAAACCGATGTTTTAGTGGTTATGGCTCGTACAGGTGAAGACGGACCTAAAGGCATTTCTGCCTTTGCGGTACCGGCGGACGCCAAAGGTGTTATTTACGGGAAAGCCGAAGATAAAATGGGCTGGAATGCACAGCCTACCCGCTTAGTGACTTTTGAAGACGTTCGTATTCCGGCAGAAAATCTGCTGGGCAAAGAAGGCGAAGGTTTTAAGTTTGCGATGATGGGCTTAGACGGCGGCCGCATTAACATTGCGGTATGTTCAGTGGGTACAGCGCAGGCGGCACTAAATACTGCCAAAGCTTATATGCAGGAGCGTACGCAATTCGGTAAGCCCCTGGCGGCTTTTCAGGCGCTGCAGTTTAAGTTGGCCGATATGGCGACTGAGCTGGTTGCAGCCCGCCAAATGGTTCGTCTGGCTGCCAGTAAAGTCGATAACAACGACGCTGATAAAACCACCTATTGTGCTATGGCAAAACAGTTTGCGACCGATGTTGGTTTTAAAGTGTGTAACGATGCACTGCAGCTTCACGGTGGTTATGGTTACATTAAAGAGTATCCGTTAGAGCGCCATGTAAGAGATGTTCGTGTACACCAGATTCTGGAAGGCACTAACGAAGTGATGCGCATGATTATTGGGCGCCGTATACTGGCGGATGACGATCGCGAAATCTTGTAA
- a CDS encoding isovaleryl-CoA dehydrogenase, which yields MISQYTTFNFGLGETADMIREQVNAFARDEIAPRATEIDEKNQFPGDLWQKLGDMGLLGLTVAEEYGGSGMGYLEHVIAMEEISRASASVGLSYGAHSNLCVNQIHRNGNEEQKQKYLPKLCTGEHVGALAMSEPNAGSDVVSMKLRAEKKGDKYILNGNKMWITNGPEANVFVIYAKTEPEKNSRGITAFIVEKDTPGFSQAQKLDKLGMRGSNTCELVFEDVEVPEENILGELNEGVKVLMSGLDYERAVLAAGPLGIMQACLDTCVPYIHDRKQFGKEIGEFQLIQGKVADMYTRTNAARAYVYAVAQSCDRGETTRKDAAGAILYAAELATQLALDAIQLLGGNGYINEYPTGRLLRDAKLYEIGAGTSEIRRMLIGRELFTESK from the coding sequence ATGATCAGTCAATATACCACCTTTAATTTTGGTCTCGGCGAAACAGCCGATATGATCCGTGAACAAGTTAATGCCTTCGCGCGTGATGAAATCGCCCCACGCGCCACAGAAATTGATGAAAAAAATCAATTTCCCGGCGACTTATGGCAAAAACTTGGCGACATGGGTCTGCTGGGCTTAACCGTTGCCGAAGAATACGGTGGTTCCGGCATGGGCTACCTTGAACATGTTATTGCTATGGAAGAAATTAGCCGTGCTTCTGCCTCAGTTGGCTTAAGCTATGGTGCCCATTCAAACCTTTGTGTTAATCAAATTCATCGCAACGGTAACGAAGAACAAAAACAAAAGTATTTGCCTAAGTTATGCACCGGTGAACACGTTGGCGCTTTAGCTATGAGTGAACCTAATGCGGGTTCTGATGTAGTCAGTATGAAGCTGCGCGCGGAGAAGAAAGGCGACAAGTACATTCTGAACGGCAATAAAATGTGGATCACTAACGGTCCGGAAGCTAATGTCTTCGTAATTTACGCAAAAACCGAACCGGAGAAAAACTCTCGGGGCATTACCGCCTTTATCGTTGAAAAAGACACACCAGGGTTCAGCCAGGCGCAAAAACTCGACAAGCTGGGTATGCGTGGGTCAAATACCTGTGAACTGGTCTTCGAAGACGTAGAAGTCCCTGAAGAAAACATTTTGGGAGAGCTAAACGAAGGCGTTAAAGTATTGATGAGTGGTCTTGATTACGAGCGTGCCGTTCTTGCTGCAGGTCCTTTAGGCATTATGCAGGCCTGCCTTGATACTTGCGTGCCTTATATTCATGATCGTAAACAGTTCGGTAAAGAAATCGGCGAATTCCAGCTAATTCAGGGCAAAGTTGCTGATATGTACACTCGCACCAATGCGGCGCGTGCCTATGTTTACGCCGTGGCTCAATCTTGCGACCGTGGCGAAACCACCCGTAAAGATGCCGCCGGAGCGATTCTTTACGCCGCAGAACTGGCCACCCAACTTGCACTGGACGCTATACAGTTATTAGGCGGCAACGGCTACATTAACGAATACCCCACAGGACGCCTGCTGCGCGACGCGAAGCTTTATGAAATCGGCGCTGGCACATCGGAAATTCGCCGCATGCTTATTGGTCGCGAACTGTTCACTGAATCCAAATAA
- a CDS encoding CoA-acylating methylmalonate-semialdehyde dehydrogenase: MSKKVPLYIDGEFIASKSEQWIPVTNPATQEVIAQVPVATQSEMDAAVESAREAFKTWKEVPVSERARVMMRYQALLKEHQEEIAETLAQETGKTFEDAKGDVWRGIEVVEHAANIPSLLMGETVENVARKIDSYSYTQPLGVCAGITPFNFPAMIPLWMFPLAIACGNTFILKPSEQDPLTPNRLVELFEQAGAPKGVLQVLHGNKDQVDFLLDHPAVRALSFVGSVPVAEYIYRRGTENGKRVQAFAGAKNHCVIMPDANKQQVINNMVGSSVGAAGQRCMAISVAVFVGAAKEWIPEIAEAIAKVRPGAWNDENAAYGPVISPQAKERVEALITQGEKEGAKLLVDGRNCKVDGLPDGNWVGPTVFSNVTPDMEIYKTEIFGPVLCATEVDSLEDALELVNNNPYGNGTSIFTASGAAARKYQHEVEVGQVGINIPIPVPLPFFSFTGWKRSFFGDLHAYGKQGVRFYSETKTVTARWFESDLEDPAGPNMSINLR; the protein is encoded by the coding sequence ATGTCTAAGAAAGTGCCTCTGTATATAGATGGCGAATTTATCGCCTCGAAGTCAGAACAGTGGATTCCTGTCACCAACCCGGCAACTCAGGAAGTTATTGCACAAGTGCCTGTTGCTACCCAAAGCGAAATGGACGCCGCGGTTGAGAGTGCTCGCGAAGCCTTTAAAACCTGGAAAGAAGTGCCGGTTTCTGAGCGTGCTCGCGTAATGATGCGCTATCAGGCTTTGTTAAAAGAACATCAGGAAGAAATAGCTGAAACGCTGGCACAAGAAACTGGTAAAACTTTTGAAGATGCCAAAGGTGATGTTTGGCGTGGTATAGAAGTGGTTGAACACGCAGCGAACATTCCTTCGTTATTGATGGGCGAGACCGTTGAAAACGTTGCCCGTAAAATTGATTCTTACAGTTACACTCAGCCACTTGGCGTTTGTGCAGGTATTACACCATTTAACTTTCCGGCGATGATTCCACTTTGGATGTTCCCGCTGGCCATTGCTTGTGGTAACACCTTTATTCTTAAACCTTCTGAGCAAGATCCATTAACGCCAAATCGTTTGGTGGAATTATTTGAACAAGCTGGCGCGCCTAAAGGGGTGTTGCAGGTCTTGCATGGCAATAAAGATCAGGTTGATTTTCTGCTGGATCATCCGGCAGTTCGTGCCTTGTCGTTCGTTGGCTCTGTACCGGTTGCAGAGTACATCTACCGTCGTGGTACAGAAAATGGTAAGCGCGTACAAGCCTTTGCCGGTGCGAAAAACCATTGCGTTATTATGCCAGATGCCAATAAACAGCAAGTGATCAACAATATGGTTGGCTCTTCTGTCGGTGCGGCAGGTCAACGTTGTATGGCGATTTCTGTCGCGGTATTTGTTGGTGCGGCAAAAGAGTGGATCCCTGAAATTGCGGAAGCCATTGCAAAAGTTCGTCCGGGCGCATGGAATGATGAAAATGCCGCTTATGGTCCGGTGATTAGCCCACAAGCAAAAGAGCGCGTTGAAGCTTTGATTACTCAGGGTGAAAAAGAAGGCGCGAAGCTGCTGGTTGATGGCCGTAACTGTAAAGTTGACGGTTTGCCAGACGGCAACTGGGTTGGTCCAACGGTCTTCTCTAACGTAACGCCGGATATGGAAATTTATAAAACGGAAATTTTCGGTCCAGTATTGTGCGCCACAGAAGTGGACAGCTTAGAAGATGCATTAGAGCTGGTTAACAACAATCCTTACGGTAATGGTACTTCTATCTTTACAGCAAGCGGTGCCGCAGCGCGTAAATACCAACACGAAGTTGAAGTGGGTCAGGTAGGGATTAACATTCCAATTCCGGTACCACTGCCGTTCTTCTCATTTACTGGCTGGAAGCGTTCATTCTTTGGTGACCTACACGCTTATGGTAAGCAGGGCGTTCGTTTCTACAGCGAAACTAAGACCGTAACGGCGCGTTGGTTTGAGAGCGACCTGGAAGATCCGGCAGGTCCTAACATGTCAATTAACCTAAGATAA